The Plasmodium brasilianum strain Bolivian I chromosome 14, whole genome shotgun sequence genome contains a region encoding:
- a CDS encoding hypothetical protein (conserved Plasmodium protein): protein MNEQLKWGKGGASELHERKRQIFETEKKEFCLFYIRELLNVIYTTYKSTKPVYTHFICSKKNDYDHLKNNNLVYYTPNSMLEQHFPDYFQNVYFLCAHYTMREREGNVMIDSSMDYMRIRNTMDNVSTGSTMDKLRNVKSAYNADSVSRININSSMERDENKNGQKNKDTFYFIFTFYMEPNFIWEEVNIPIFHERGYIECKFDSVDNLMKLNNVVNLSEKLKRHTYNKTLIQHIRELSSRSTRIDNKNIVSSIVNQEDNYNSNSNNSINKNNNSNCNGSRNGNSDSNNAHRRSTRKSSENGTTTYDTSKGPRETPDSVHLLPFFISSDYLHKNSTICKTRVISFNERDIYCKIDEGDSFPKQILLLVRNKLYKKLKFMEMHTAKGGTAMKEVIQGRDTTIKGTLPGDTSMKEVVPEHTLIKEAVRRNSTSAGIIKNEAKEQYRNISLNKKGHQQNVKNKDNCTGLNYTKIQRIINSTDMIFKKAYSDQQLEYLLMQSREKSLTRYIPSTTYFTNDKVINMHLELDEYYKFFQKGKNQFKNTLQDPWQLGIGRSKTQDGKKFYE, encoded by the coding sequence ATGAACGAACAGCTGAAATGGGGCAAAGGAGGAGCTAGTGAGTTACATGAAAGGAAACGTCAAATTTTTGAAACCGAGAAAAAAGAGTTTTGCCTTTTTTACATAAGAGAATTGCTAAATGTGATATACACCACATATAAGAGTACGAAACCCGTATACAcacattttatttgttctaaGAAGAACGATTATGACCATTtgaagaataataatttagtTTATTATACACCTAATTCTATGTTAGAACAGCATTTTCCGGACTATTTTCAGAATGTTTATTTCCTATGTGCTCATTATACCATGAGGGAGAGGGAAGGCAATGTAATGATTGATAGCAGTATGGATTATATGAGGATTAGAAACACTATGGATAACGTAAGTACTGGAAGCACTATGGATAAACTAAGGAATGTAAAGAGTGCATATAACGCTGATAGTGTGTCCagaataaacataaatagtAGTATGGAAAgagatgaaaataaaaatggtcaaaagaataaagatacattttattttattttcactttCTATATGGAACCAAATTTCATTTGGGAAGAAGTGAACATTCCAATATTCCATGAAAGGGGATATATTGAGTGTAAATTTGATTCAGTCGATAATTTAATGAAACTAAATAATGTCGTTAACTTATCAGAGAAGTTAAAGAGGCATACCTACAATAAAACCTTAATTCAACACATAAGAGAATTGAGTAGTAGAAGTACACGAatagataataaaaacatcGTTAGTAGTATCGTCAACCAGGAGgataattataatagtaatagtaataacagtattaataaaaataacaatagcaACTGCAATGGTAGTAGAAATGGAAACAGTGATAGCAATAATGCTCACAGGAGAAGTACACGTAAGAGTAGCGAAAATGGAACGACTACCTATGATACTAGCAAGGGACCAAGGGAAACACCCGACAGTGTGCACttattacctttttttatttcaagtGACTATTTACATAAGAATTCCACGATTTGTAAAACTAGAGTCATCAGCTTTAATGAAAGagatatatattgtaaaatagACGAAGGGGATAGCTTTCCAAAGCAAATCTTACTTTTGGTCCGGAACAAACTGTACAAGAAATTGAAATTTATGGAAATGCACACAGCAAAGGGGGGAACTGCAATGAAAGAGGTTATACAAGGGAGGGACACTACAATAAAGGGGACCTTACCAGGGGACACTTCAATGAAGGAAGTTGTACCAGAACATACATTAATCAAGGAAGCTGTACGAAGGAACAGCACAAGTGCaggtataataaaaaatgaagcaaaaGAACAATATCGTAATATATCACTTAACAAAAAAGGTCATCaacaaaatgttaaaaataaagataattgCACTGGATTAAACTATACAAAAATTCaaagaattattaattcCACAGATatgatatttaaaaaggCATATTCTGATCAACAACTAGAATACCTACTCATGCAGTCAAGGGAAAAAAGTCTGACCAGGTATATACCTAGTACCACATACTTCACTAATGATAAGGttataaatatgcatttaGAGTTAgatgaatattataaattctttcaaaaaggaaaaaatcaATTCAAAAACACATTACAAGATCCATGGCAACTAGGCATTGGAAGAAGTAAAACTCAGGATGGAAAGAAGTTTtacgaataa
- a CDS encoding haloacid dehalogenase-like hydrolase gives MAPGKSTSTNVEETLKGADIKLLLIDFDGTLFVDKDIKVPQENIEAIKEAIERGYMVSICTGRSKVGILSAFGEENLKKMNFYGMPGVYINGTIVYDQIGYTLLDETIETDIYTELITYLVENNLVNQTIFHRGESNYVTEDNKYADFLQKMYSENRSIIIRHNEMLKYRTMNKLMIVLDPSESKSVIENLKKKFENKLTIFTTYNGHAEVTKLGHDKYTGINYLLRHYNISNDQVLVVGDAENDIAMLSNFKYSFAVANATESAKSLAKCVLPLSHREGAVAYLLKKVFELKK, from the coding sequence ATGGCTCCTGGGAAAAGTACGAGCACAAATGTGGAGGAAACATTAAAAGGAGCAGACATAAAATTACTGCTGATAGATTTTGATGGAACCTTATTTGTAGATAAGGACATTAAAGTTCCTCAGGAAAATATTGAAGCAATAAAAGAAGCGATTGAAAGAGGTTACATGGTTAGTATATGTACAGGACGATCAAAAGTTGGCATTTTAAGTGCATTTGGTGaggaaaatttaaagaaaatgaatttttatgGTATGCCaggtgtatatataaatggaacAATAGTATATGACCAGATAGGTTATACATTACTTGATGAAACAATAGAAactgatatatatacagaattaataacatatcttgttgaaaataatttagtaAATCAAACCATTTTTCATAGAGGGGAGTCAAATTATGTTACAGAAGATAACAAATATGCtgattttttacaaaaaatgtatagTGAAAATAGAAGTATAATTATAAGACATAATGAAATGTTGAAGTATAGGACTATGAATAAACTTATGATAGTATTAGATCCATCTGAATCAAAAAGTGtaatagaaaatttaaaaaaaaaattcgaaaataaattaacaattTTTACAACATATAATGGGCATGCAGAAGTTACGAAACTAGGCCATGATAAATATACAggtattaattatttattaagacATTATAACATATCAAATGATCAAGTGTTAGTAGTTGGGGATGCAGAGAATGATATAGCTATGCTTTcgaattttaaatattccttCGCTGTAGCAAACGCTACTGAGTCTGCAAAATCGTTAGCCAAGTGTGTGTTACCTTTATCCCATAGGGAGGGAGCTGTTGCTTATTTGTTAAAGAAAGTGTTCGAGTTGAAGAAATAG
- a CDS encoding regulator of MON1-CCZ1 complex: MMNTQNPRAHPIEKEEDSLIKLTNLEKDKTKPNEMDEMDEMDEKDEMDEKDEMDEKDEMDEKDEMDEKDEMDEKDEMDEKDEKDKMDKKNKKEKEQEDGKGEEKSKRESEEREEEWNEEKPVHGLGTHTKKVIKRNKKNTAVSAYSPAYISEPIYQWEVSSSDRIFYDKVNDFIIHQNVSTKALLVTDIKKNKENYKGVYVKFDKDLCEHICFSINGSFFLYYCINPNRIEISDILNNHNIYLNVEINKLNEYEILGLFWLNNNYNNNNYSSNNNNYSSNNNNYSSNNNNYSSNNTNYSSSNNNNNNTIWKEKIENLSSSDFVVVTDNSIEIFKISYDNLIITPLKKHFIKSKYCWYDENSSYIALLSYNKNHVILPYLLSNNNAIKLPKIELNILKTDVINKSDIQIITLYEETYCIHKDFRIGRISFRCLSSTLYFDYVLDLFYNGIVDTFSIDNLFLVFNYSNEKVYIFDVKYKKKTNSFNILNDQSNHTINISYLTYPKSFKTQIDFNHISFKPFNVLIDDQYGNVYKVHMDYDVFMLQICQHFSNLNASVDVLLRRPNCKNRITEIFYLALENDIQIEDFLSIVNIININYRKLIEQCAKKGNTITTMSVTKTNRKIIQPLESLLKNLGGKTLITEKDIVTDAFHTFMIKKYSLNKKETLFNFSLNVRELEKNKKDKKKSVHIKNETGEKYMLKYKIKKKSQENDKRSGLNISSEMDQTRGDEKNSALVDGNSSNGKKGIKDDGSSGNIGNGDIGSGDIGIGGDKNARNRSVEYTKNVNCIIEQKDIEKEPHKDIKNEYKLKLNYSELNNMPIFLIYVLEYMKSLLYLNIIPNRILQTFIFDLCIFFKQDNCLRQLLQFYVISDSIEVTKRLFHYWKLTEHPWAYQYCLDMSLRLKEYEMAIHLFLCAKKYLKIINFLRNYNLVDYPISVILQAIENDFDSPDKYIIFNQVLLSLNNWIIDANRDPAKFPLPNLQNCDKWVKLVEET; the protein is encoded by the exons ATGATGAATACGCAAAACCCAAGAGCACACCCAATTGAGAAAGAGGAAGACTCTTTAATTAAGCTAACTAATTTGGAAAAAGACAAAACAAAACCGAACGAAATGGACGAAATGGACGAAATGGACGAAAAGGACGAAATGGACGAAAAGGACGAAATGGACGAAAAGGACGAAATGGACGAAAAGGACGAAATGGACGAAAAGGACGAAATGGACGAAAAGGACGAAATGGACGAAAAGGACGAAAAGGACAAAATGgacaaaaagaacaaaaaggaaaaagaacaaGAAGATGGCAAAGGGGAAGAAAAGAGCAAAAGAGAAAGTGAAGAAAGGGAGGAAGAATGGAATGAAGAAAAGCCAGTACACGGATTGGGGACACATACCAAAAAGGTCataaaaaggaacaaaaaaaacacagCGGTTTCGGCATATTCGCCTGCATATATATCTGAACCGATATATCAGTGGGag GTGTCCAGCAGTGACCGCATTTTTTACGATAAAGTAAACGATTTCATAATACATCAGAACGTGTCTACAAAAGCGTTACTTGTTactgatataaaaaaaaataaagagaattACAAAGGagtatatgtaaaattcGACAAAGACTTGTGTGAGCACATTTGTTTCTCTATTAATGgaagtttttttctttactatTGTATTAACCCGAACAGAATTGAAATATcagatatattaaataatcataatatttatctgAACgtggaaataaataaattgaatGAATACGAAATATTAGGTTTGTTTTGGttgaataataattataataataataattatagtagtaataataataattatagtagtaataataataattatagtagtaataataataattatagtagtaataatactaattacagtagtagtaataataataataataacacaatttggaaagaaaaaattgaaaatttaagTTCATCAGATTTTGTAGTAGTAACAGATAATTCGattgaaatttttaaaatatcctatgataatttaattataacccctttgaaaaaacattttatcaAATCGAAATATTGTTGGTATGATGAGAATAGTTCATATATTGCTTTATtgtcatataataaaaatcatgttattttaccatatttattaagtaataataatgcaatCAAATTACcaaaaattgaattaaatatattaaagacagatgtgataaataaaagtgatattcaaattattacTCTATATGAGGAAACATATTGTATTCATAAAGATTTTCGAATTGGGAGGATATCATTTCGTTGTTTATCATCTACCTTATATTTTGATTACGTTCTtgatttgttttataatggTATTGTTGACACTTTTTCCATTGACAATTTATTTCTTGTCTTTAATTattcaaatgaaaaagtatatatatttgatgtgaaatataaaaaaaaaacaaattcctttaatattttaaatgatcaAAGTAATCACACTATAAACATTTCGTATTTAACATATCCCAAATCATTTAAAACGCAAATTGATTTTAATCATATATCTTTCAAACCGTTTAATGTGTTAATTGATGACCAATATGGTAACGTCTACAAGGTGCATATGGATTATGACGTGTTCATGCTGCAGATTTGTCAGCATTTCTCGAATTTG AATGCCTCGGTGGATGTTTTGTTGAGGAGACCCAACTGCAAAAACCGCATTACGGAAATATTTTACCTGGCCTTAGAAAACGATATACAAATAGAagattttttaagtatagtaaacataataaatattaactaCCGAAAATTGATTGAACAGTGTGCAAAGAAAGGTAATACTATTACCACTATGTCTGTAACAAAAACAAATCGAAAGATCATTCAACCACTTGAAAGTTTATTAAAGAATTTAGGTGGTAAAACATTAATCACAGAAAAAGATATTGTTACTGATGCATTTCATACTTTTatgataaagaaatatagtcttaataaaaaagaaacattaTTTAACTTTTCCTTGAATGTTCGAGAACttgagaaaaacaaaaaagataaaaaaaaaagcgtaCATATCAAAAATGAGACCGGCGAAAAGTATAtgctaaaatataaaataaaaaagaaatcacAAGAGAATGACAAACGGAGTGGCCTTAATATTTCAAGCGAAATGGATCAAACTCGAGgggatgaaaaaaatagcgCATTAGTAGATGGGAACTCGTCGAACGGAAAAAAGGGCATTAAGGATGATGGCAGCAGTGGTAATATCGGAAATGGTGATATCGGCAGTGGTGATATCGGTATTGGAGGTGATAAGAACGCACGTAACCGCAGTGTCGAATATACGAAAAACGTTAATTGTATCATTGAACAAAAAGACATAGAGAAAGAACCACATAAAGATATAaagaatgaatataaattaaaattgaatTATTCGGAGTTAAATAACATGcccatatttttaatatatgtacttgAGTATATGAAgtctttattatatttaaatattatacctAACCGTATACTGCaaacttttatatttgatttatgtattttctttaaacaAGATAATTGTTTAAGACAGTTATTACAGTTCTATGTTATTTCTGATTCTATTGAAGTAACCAAGAGATTATTTCATTACTGGAAATTAACCGAACATCCATGGGCATATCAGTACTGTTTAGATATGTCATTAAGATTGAAAGAATATGAAATGGCTATACACCTTTTTCTGTGTgcaaagaaatatttaaaaattataaattttttaagaaattacAATTTAGTTGATTACCCTATCTCTGTTATTTTACAAGCCATTGAAAATGATTTCGACTCGCctgataaatatatcatttttaatcaAGTGCTTCTTTCCCTGAACAACTGGATCAT cgACGCCAACCGGGATCCTGCGAAATTTCCCCTGCCGAACTTACAA AATTGTGATAAATGGGTTAAGCTAGTTGAAGAAACTTAA
- a CDS encoding heptatricopeptide repeat and RAP domain-containing protein: protein MYSLCFHHCATESVKNLSCVMYQVKIVIKKKIGVQFSSSNTRYRKITVIPFDRNELKLHYKNIPFDIEDLDKKSKSEILHIYKIIRNQDELNKLPSDFVDNLFECTRKFVRCFLPYEFIKIYKTLNIIKKKDKVLNLLLHQQIKRIYKSFDITSISKLFQIYIFTKSKPIYLIKKLTENFLNSNINECKPWNIREIISIFSYFNIHSKEHIDKIYKKCIPVIAENIRAYTPKDCTIIFYSCVKMNRQGNILTNAVAKNVILKIKNYEFHQLAIILNCFSKIGEKNNKLCKIICDKIKEKMKLQRNSTYSTNLVNLTGLTNFQICDYTADGVKNYEEVRKNGTVMGSVSLKEDEAIIGSSLVKCVDRSSDSLCHSGVTEIGNEDKMTNIEQGQILKPKDVSIILNSLIKLEYYDNETFNCLIPFIINNVSKFSVQSLSNLVYSFSKIQINNNLMLDKIINESAMKIQKFKNIEMSNLANSLVRLNRKDKTLFTYIIDEFLYRATIGTKFKNYKFDVLSLQQLAYSFSRVGLQDHKVYIVLYRLLVRRVNESKKEAEKEAKMEVKMGGTIMPKRKIAENALVPQSTTEGVQKKWSYKLTSCSTSTIRSVIQGRKESKEAVIKTQRQVQAQKNASRENHFDFFCLSSFVHSYGKARIQYKQFSHFISYIIRKKKRNNEIVSNESLTNLIYGLVKLQFKDKKVYKLLLKECTERIDTIKTFQIILLFYSFSKLKMYSYKFVKKSLQTLSRNIHHLSLSDLSLTCYSLSNFLYRDIIFLFKAHKMVLLNNSNDINKTHVCQLFNSFTKLCFYHKPFYDFIFQKIISFIHEFNEKELTNIVFSFIYYFHMSKLYLDQEQEKKVAHVGESSTGSITMVRYSKDSTDDDKHQDDCADDGNASKMGCIKMEGAKMEGVKLLGARLPEGRSENFCLTGQGKNNAKIMNVHAILKNSISNYKVNGEPIERKNKKEDNSIKEEILEERFKNELNLFFNLVYILSEKYRQKISLISIYQLQIVDLYLRAFFSNYFKFPIYLKVFFLKCRNVKFKIDDYIILSSKTHRNISRYFNLVGIKHRSEVQFGPFQLDIVVDFLQHNKAYTYNNISFDEETNTSNGGKMNLFCESKRGEKQADIDNGKVQYNQQGGIYNDRAQRNQVAVKLLNKKILIEVDGIAHFYKESYSRTMNSIIKDFILKKFGWYIIHIPYQEWNQCFNFKKKLQYSVQILKHILDVDRGDTNVKGGLNVVINKNDVQRGGKEELQGKQDEYSDEACQESHSTKLIHKRALNRNIYEEMGNNQNEKHINTPGTTMDEANEKSLPDFYTISEEAIFFNQIKNRNKHQQDIMKRLRQSTKLQYNYNISCRTDLSSKKDQTENSTSNLLSTGVDQGSTYDQDGKI from the exons ATGTATTCACTGTGTTTTCATCACTGCGCCACAGAGAGCGTAAAAAACTTAAGCTGTGTTATGTACCAAGTAAAGatagtaattaaaaaaaagataggTGTGCAATTCTCTTCTAGCAATACGCGATATCGAAAAATAACTGTAATACCTTTTGACCGAAATGAGTTGAAGCTGCACTACAAGAACATCCCTTTTGATATAGAGGACTTAGATAAGAAAAGTAAAAGTGAaatattacacatatataaaataattcgaAACCAAgatgaattaaataaactaCCAAGTGATTTTGTAGATAATTTATTTGAGTGCACAAGAAAGTTTGTTCGTTGTTTCTTAccatatgaatttataaaaatatacaagacgttaaatataataaaaaaaaaagacaaagtattaaatttattgttacatcaacaaataaaaagaatttataaaagtttTGATATCACAAGCATTAGTAAATTGTTTCagatatacatttttacaaaGTCCAAAcccatatatttaataaaaaaattaacagaaaattttttgaatagtAACATTAATGAGTGCAAGCCATGGAATATAAGAGaaattatttccattttttcttattttaacaTTCATTCGAAAGAACATAttgataaaatttataaaaaatgtatccCTGTAATAGCGGAAAATATAAGGGCTTATACCCCAAAAGACtgtacaataattttttatagttgTGTAAAAATGAACAGGCAAGGTAATATTCTCACCAATGCTGTagcaaaaaatgtaattttaaaaattaaaaattatgaatttcATCAGCTCGCAATTATATTGAAttgtttttcaaaaattggagaaaaaaataataaattgtgcaaaattatatgtgacaaaattaaagaaaaaatgaaattgcAAAGGAATTCGACATATTCGACAAATTTGGTTAATTTGACCGGTTTGACGAATTTTCAAATTTGTGATTACACTGCTGACGGtgtgaaaaattatgaagagGTCAGGAAAAACGGCACCGTTATGGGAAGCGTTTCGCTAAAAGAGGACGAAGCGATTATTGGAAGCAGTCTTGTTAAATGTGTAGACAGGTCATCAGATAGTTTATGTCATAGTGGGGTAACCGAAATAGGCAATGAAGACAAG ATGACTAATATAGAACAAGGACAAATATTAAAACCGAAAGACGTTTCGATAATATTGAATTCTTTGATAAAACTAGaatattatgataatgaAACATTTAACTGTTTAATtccatttataataaataatgtatcGAAATTTTCCGTTCAATCTTTAAGTAATTTAGTTTATTCCTTTtcaaaaattcaaataaacaACAACTTGATGCtagataaaattattaacgaGTCAGCtatgaaaatacaaaaatttaaaaatatcgaAATGAGTAACTTAGCTAATTCGTTGGTAAGGTTAAATAGGAAGGACAAAactttatttacatatatcatTGACGAGTTTTTGTATAGAGCAACCATTggaacaaaatttaaaaattacaaattcgACGTTTTGTCATTGCAGCAGTTGGCATATTCGTTCAGTAGGGTGGGGCTACAGGACCACAAGGTGTACATCGTTTTGTACAGGCTGTTGGTGAGAAGGGTTAACGAGTCCAAAAAGGAAGCggaaaaagaagcaaaaatgGAAGTAAAAATGGGGGGGACAATTATgccaaaaagaaaaattgcaGAGAATGCGCTTGTACCACAATCTACAACGGAAggtgtacaaaaaaaatggtcATATAAGTTAACCAGTTGCAGTACTTCTACCATTAGGTCTGTTATTCAAGGAAGAAAAGAGAGCAAAGAAGCAGTTATAAAGACGCAGAGACAGGTACAGGCGCAGAAGAATGCTTCAAGAGAAAAccattttgattttttttgtctGTCAAGTTTTGTACACTCGTATGGAAAGGCAAGAATTCAGTATAAACaattttctcattttattAGTTAcataataaggaaaaaaaaaagaaacaacgAAATTGTTTCTAATGAATCATTAACTAATTTAATATACGGTTTAGTAAAATTACAatttaaagataaaaaggTCTATAAATTATTGTTAAAGGAATGTACAGAAAGAATAGACACGATTAAAacttttcaaataatattattattttattcgtttagtaaattaaaaatgtactcATACAAATTTGTTAAGAAATCTCTTCAAACATTGAGTAGAAATATTCATCATTTGAGTTTGTCTGATTTATCATTAACATGCTATTCTCTCTCGAACTTCTTATATAGggatattatatttttatttaaagctCATAAAATGGTTTTACTAAATAATAGTAACGATATTAATAAAACCCATGTATGTCaactttttaattcatttacaaaattgtgtttttatcataaacccttttatgattttatttttcaaaaaattatttcctttatacatgaatttaatgaaaaggaaTTAACGAATATCGTATTCTCCTTCATATACTACTTTCACATGAGCAAGCTGTACCTTGATCAGGAACAAGAGAAAAAAGTTGCACATGTGGGGGAGTCGTCCACTGGGTCCATTACTATGGTCAGATATAGCAAGGATAGCACGGACGATGATAAACACCAAGACGATTGCGCGGATGATGGGAATGCTTCGAAAATGGGGTGTATCAAGATGGAAGGTGCCAAGATGGAGGGTGTCAAATTGTTGGGTGCCAGATTGCCCGAAGGGAGGAGCGAAAATTTTTGCCTGACCGGACAAGGTAAAAATAACgcaaaaattatgaacgtTCATGCGATTTTGAAGAATTCAATTTCTAATTATAAGGTAAATGGTGAACCTATCGAAAggaagaataaaaaagaggaCAATtcaataaaagaagaaatactCGAAGAACGTTTTAAAAATgagttaaatttattttttaatttagttTACATTTTAAGTGAAAAGTATCGACAGAAAATATCATTAATTAGTATATACCAGTTACAAATAGTAGACTTATATTTAAGAGCATTTTTTtcgaattattttaaatttcccatttatttaaaagtgttttttcttaaatgtAGAAATGTAAAGTTCAAAATAGatgattatataatattatcatcAAAAACGCATAGAAACATTTCAAGATATTTTAACTTAGTTGGAATAAAGCATAGGAGTGAAGTACAGTTCGGACCTTTCCAACTAGACATTGTTGTTGATTTTTTACAACACAATAAggcatacacatataataacattagTTTTGATGAAGAAACAAATACCTCCAATGGTGGGAAGATGAACTTATTTTGTGAAAGCAAAAGGGGGGAGAAGCAGGCAGACATAGATAATGGTAAAGTACAGTATAACCAGCAGGGGGGCATATATAATGATCGAGCACAACGTAATCAAGTTGCAGTGAAAttattgaataaaaaaattttaatagaaGTAGATGGTATAGCTCATTTTTACAAAGAAAGCTATAGTAGAACTATGAATTCTATTATAAaagattttatattaaaaaagttcGGGTggtatattatacatattccTTATCAAGAATGGAAtcaatgttttaattttaaaaaaaagctacAATACTCAGTGCAAATATTAAAGCACATTTTGGACGTGGACAGGGGGGATACAAATGTAAAGGGTGGGTTGAATGTAGTCATAAACAAGAATGATGTGCAGCGGGGAGGGAAAGAAGAACTGCAGGGAAAGCAGGATGAGTACTCTGATGAAGCGTGCCAGGAATCCCATTCAACcaaattaatacataaaagaGCATTaaacagaaatatatatgaagagATGGGGAACaatcaaaatgaaaaacatataaacacgCCCGGTACGACCATGGATGAAGCAAATGAAAAGTCATTACCTGACTTTTACACAATAAGCGAAGaagctatattttttaatcaaataaaaaataggaataagCATCAACAAGATATTATGAAAAGGCTCAGACAGTCTACAAAGCTCCAGTATAACTACAATATTTCGTGTCGTACTGACTTATCTTCGAAAAAGGATCAAACGGAAAATAGCACTTCGAATTTATTATCGACAGGTGTGGACCAGGGAAGTACGTATGATCAGgatggaaaaatataa
- a CDS encoding proliferating cell nuclear antigen 2, with translation MFECRIDGQFFKKLFETLKDICTEVNLECDENGIKMQSMDCSHVSLVDLNIMSDFFQHYRCDKNCVLGISINFMLKILSVIKEKSTVFLFKEDSDNDAVLNIGIIDEEEQSNTEDSLEIQVKLINTQKEHLEIPQYEYHCQCTMKSKKFQEFTKYLNSIGDNVSISMKKDTMILSTTGSDIKVTKQFTNDMTDISITCSKSVSQEFATRYLVMFSRASSLSDEVLISLSPNIPVSIKFNFKQQLTELQDNSHLTFFLAPKIGEY, from the exons ATGTTTGAGTGCAGAATAGATGggcaattttttaaaaagctCTTTGAAACgttaaaagatatatgtaCTGAAGTTAATTTGGAATGTGATGAAAACGGAATTAAAATGCAGTCCATGGACTGCAGTCATGTATCTTTGGTCGATTTGAATATCATGTCTGACTTCTTTCAGCACTACAG GTGTGATAAGAACTGTGTACTAGGGATAAGCATAAATTtcatgttaaaaatattatcagTAATAAAGGAGAAATCAACtgtgtttttatttaaagaagACAGCGATAATGATGCTGTTTTGAATATTGGCATAATTGATGAAGAGGAACAGTCAAATACTGAGGATTCGTTAGAAATACAAGTCAAACTTATAAACACACAAAAAGAACATTTAGAGATACCACAATATGAGTATCATTGTCAATGTACAAtgaaatcaaaaaaatttcaagaatttacaaaatatttaaattcaaTTGGTGATAATGTATCTATATCTATGAAAAAAGATACGATGATATTAAGTACAACTGGATCAGATATAAAGGTAACAAAACAATTTACAAATGATATGACAGATATATCAATTACTTGTTCTAAATCTGTTTCTCAAGAATTTGCAACAAGATATTTGGTTATGTTTTCAAGAGCATCTTCTTTATCTGATGAAGTTTTAATTTCACTCTCTCCTAACATTCCAGTGTCTATTAAATTTAACTTCAAACAGCAACTAACAGAGCTACAAGACAACTCTCACTTGACCTTTTTCCTAGCCCCCAAAATTGGCGAGTACTAG